Proteins from one Falco naumanni isolate bFalNau1 chromosome 10, bFalNau1.pat, whole genome shotgun sequence genomic window:
- the SOGA1 gene encoding protein SOGA1 isoform X2, with protein sequence MLEMRDVYMEEDVYQLQELRQQLDQASKTCRILQYRLRKAERRSLRVAQTGQVDGELIHSLEQDVKVAKDVSVRLHNELEAVEKKRIRLEEENEDLRQRLIETELAKQVVQNEMDKLRENSLKKRGSRSIGKTEKKPSVQEDSADLKCQLHFAKEESALMCKKLTKLAKENDGMKEELLKYRSLYGDLDSSLSVEELADSPHSREAELKVHLKLVEEEANILSRRIVELEVENRGLRAEMDDMKGQGDRELPGQDVRFLVGVSGCGDAGDTVAELRRHLQFVEEEAELLRRSLLELEDQNKLLLNELTKYKSDHELDVTLSEDSCSVVSEPSQEELATAKVQISELSGKVKKLQYENRVLLSNLQRCDLASCQTTRPMLETDAEAGDSAQCIPTAGWRDGMGSGEADGQDRVPSGGKVPDGPANLLKPKDLETLLGIRDQVALVSKAIDVLISDANGFTSGLKACLDNECMGGLLGEAVGSGGESPSDAKLMNVLLMRLGVLQQDLGCFARRVDNLTSGLREHTDSFPFSGPSSHDATKEGLQKEHASDFQQPDFRDADPYRIPHTKDTDPAHPRSYKTCRPEENNSYATEMKELQLVLSEANESLRGLQEQLSQERQLRKDEVDNFSQKICQLKEDHQKALLRREFELQSLNLQRRLEQKFWSQEKNLLVQESQQFRQSFLLLFMKLKWFLKHWRQGKMVHNEGEDFLEVNSMKELYLLLEEEELAPQQQADNKMCTGDSWTPSTPNECIKTLADMKVTLKELCTELREERRGASELQQQFTKAKAAWEMERAELKCHIAQLESKAGKGIAERTLPDWKVALKREREEHQHLLAESYSAVMDLTKQLQISEKNWNQEKVELLARFKEEQQQAEQQAKDLQNKINQLQKGANPWALKHSEMEKHSSNWKEALNEKITDKETISEAEAKGTNLKRTKSVSSMSEFESLLDCSPYLPGKTTPGLGDHSRAKKASAAAQLLPSGIRDSTGVPPSNCTYVNIEQPSPDSLAKEKVGISSWDYSRASSLSGHDPAQKQMQRSYTAPDKTGIRIYYSPPVVRRLEAPLVHNKEGKIMIEPGFLFTMAKPKEPEESASAESTYSQWLCNFSKQQRELLDGGTVESTVPPVPRFPPSLHDLEISGNMSDDMKEITNCVRQAIRSSSLERKVKSTSSQTVGLAHVGTQTIQTVSVGLQTDLPRGSGVHGKSWSPRSSSLVSVRSKQISSSLDKVHSRIERPCCSPKYGSPKLQRRSSSKLDASKDRSLWNLHQSKQNGSAWARSTTTRDSPVLSNINDGLSSLFSVVEHAGSTESIWKPGCPESSRAKPEAPKYGLVQEFFRNVCGRAQSPTAPPEKKEATGEEGSKRAEHPSPAAHHPAENISRVLNKKVLKQSSCEDPKPSSPGQGSKDAALRDPDLISAIASEDTACDCSSQSLTSCFARPSRSAVRHSPSKCKLHPTDPPRAEEKLGVSSE encoded by the exons AATTCCCTGAAGAAGCGGGGGTCTCGCTCCATCGGGAAGACCGAGAAGAAACCATCAGTGCAG GAGGACAGTGCGGACCTGAAGTGCCAGCTGCATTTTGCCAAGGAGGAGTCGGCCCTGATGTGCAAGAAGTTGACCAAGCTGGCCAAGGAGAATGATGGCATGAAGGAGGAGCTGCTGAAGTACAGGTCCCTGTATGGGGACCTTGACAGCTCCCTCTCTGTGGAGGAGCTAGCCGACTCTCCCCATTCCCGGGAGGCTGAGTTGAAGGTCCACCtgaagctggtggaggaggaagCCAACATCCTCAGCCGGAGGATAGTGGAGCTGGAGGTGGAAAACCGTGGGCTGCGGGCGGAGATGGATGACATGAAGGGCCAGGGGGACAGAGAGCTGCCGGGGCAGGATGTGCGGTTCCTGGTGGGTGTCTCAGGCTGCGGGGACGCAGGGGACACGGTGGCCGAGCTGCGCCGGCACCTGCAGTTtgtggaggaggaggctgagctgCTAAGGCGCtcgctgctggagctggaggaccAGAACAAGCTCCTCCTGAATGAGCTGACCAAGTATAAGTCGGACCATGAACTGGACGTGACGCTGTCAGAGGACAGCTGCTCAGTGGTCAGTGAGCCCTCGCAGGAGGAGCTGGCCACAGCCAAGGTGCAGATCAGCGAGCTGAGTGGCAAGGTGAAGAAGCTGCAGTACGAGAACCGTGTGCTGCTGTCCAACCTCCAGCGCTGCGACCTGGCCTCCTGCCAGACCACCCGGCCCATGCTGGAGACTGATGCTGAGGCCGGCGACTCAGCACAGTGCATCCCCACCGCCGGCTGGAGGGACGGGATGGGCAGCGGCGAAGCTGATGGGCAGGACAGGGTGCCCAGTGGTGGGAAGGTGCCCGATGGTCCCGCCAACCTGCTCAAGCCCAAGGACCTGGAGACTTTGCTGGGCATCCGGGACCAAGTGGCGCTCGTCAGCAAAGCGATCGATGTCTTGATTTCAGATGCCAATGGCTTCACCTCTGGGCTGAAGGCTTGCTTGGACAACGAGTGCAtgggggggctgctgggtgaGGCGGTGGGTAGCGGTGGCGAGAGCCCCAGCGATGCCAAGCTGATGAACGTGCTCCTCATGCGGCTGGGCGTGCTCCAGCAGGACCTGGGCTGCTTCGCGAGGAGGGTGGATAACCTCACCAGTGGCCTCAGGGAGCACACGGACTCTTTCCCCTTCTCCGGCCCCAGCAGCCACGATGCCACCAAAGAGGGACTGCAGAAGGAGCATGCCTCTGACTTCCAG CAGCCTGATTTTAGGGACGCCGACCCTTACCGCATCCCCCACACCAAGGACACAGACCCCGCGCATCCCCGGAGCTACAAAACCTGCCGGCCTGAGGAGAACAACTCCTACGCCACCGAG AtgaaggagctgcagctggtgctgtcGGAGGCCAACGAGAGCCTGCGGGgactgcaggagcagctctcgcaggagaggcagctgaggaaggaCGAGGTGGACAACTTCTCACAGAAGATCTGCCAG ctgaaggaggaCCACCAGAAAGCACTGCTGCGGCGGGAGTTCGAGCTGCAGAGCCTGAACCTGCAGAGGCGGCTGGAGCAGAAGTTCTGGAGCCAGGAGAAGAACCTGCTGGTGCAGGAGTCACAGCAGTTCAGGCAGagctttctcctgctcttcATGAAGCTCAAGTGGTTCCTCAAGCACTGGCGCCAGGGCAAGATGGTGCACAATGAGGGCGAGGACTTTTTGGAG GTAAACAGCATGAAGGAGCTGtacctgctgctggaggaggaggagctcGCCCCGCAGCAGCAGGCAGACAACAAGATGTGCACCGGGGACAGCTGGACCCCCAGCACG CCCAACGAGTGCATCAAGACGCTGGCAGACATGAAGGTGACCCTGAAGGAGCTGTGCACAGAGCTGCGGGAGGAGCGGCGCGGTGCCAgcgagctgcagcagcagttcacCAAGGCCAAGGCTGCCTGGGAGATGGAGCGTGCCGAGCTCAAGTGCCACATCGCCCAG ctggagtcGAAGGCAGGCAAAGGGATTGCAGAGCGCACGCTGCCGGACTGGAAGGTAGCGTTGAAGAGGGAGCGTGAGGAGCACCAGCATCTCCTAGCCGAGTCCTACAGCGCTGTCATGGACCtcaccaagcagctgcagatcaGCGAGAAGAACTGGAACCAGGAGAAAGTGGAGCTCCTGGCCCGCTTcaaggaggagcagcagcaggcagagcagcaagcGAAGGACCTGCAGAACAAAATCAACCAG TTGCAGAAAGGAGCCAACCCATGGGCACTGAAGCACTCTGAAATGGAGAAGCACAGCAGCAACTGGAAAGAG GCTCTCAATGAAAAAATCACAGACAAAGAGACAATTTCTGAGGCAGAAGCCAAGGGAACCAACCTCAAAAG GACCAAGTCCGTTTCCTCCATGTCAGAGTTTGAAAGCTTGCTCGACTGTTCTCCCTACCTCCCTGGAAAAACCACACCGGGGCTGGGTGACCATTCCCGGGCCAAAAAGGCATCTGCAGCTGCCCAGTTGTTGCCCAGCGGGATCCGGGACAGCACCGGCGTTCCTCCCTCAAACTGTACATATGTGAATATTGAGCAACCTTCCCCCGACAGCCTGGCCAAGGAGAAGGTGGGCATCTCCTCCTGGGACTACTCGCGGGCaagcagcctctctgggcaTGACCCAGCCCAGAAGCAAATGCAGAGGAGCTACACAGCGCCTGACAAGACGGGGATCCGCATCTATTACAGCCCCCCTGTGGTGCGGCGGCTGGAGGCACCTCTGGTGCACAACAAGGAGGGAAAGATCATGATCGAACCTGGTTTCTTGTTCACCATGGCCAAGCCGAAGGAGCCGGAGGAGTCAGCCAGTGCTGAGAGCACCTACAGCCAGTGGCTGTGCAACTTCTCCAAGCAGCAGCGAGAGCTGCTGGATGGTGGCACGGTGGAAAGCACCGTGCCACCCGTGCCCCGCTTTCCCCCGTCGCTGCACGACCTGGAGATCTCTGGCAACATGAGCGATGACATGAAGGAGATCACCAACTGCGTGCGGCAGGCCATCCGCTCCAGCTCACTGGAGAGGAAGGTGAAAAGCACCTCCAGCCAGACAGTGGGGCTGGCCCACGTGGGGACACAGACCATTCAGACGGTGAGCGTTGGCCTGCAGACTGACCTGCCGCGTGGCAGTGGCGTGCATGGCAAGAGCTGGTCCCCACGCAGCTCCTCCCTTGTGTCCGTGCGCAGCAAGCAGATCTCCTCCTCCCTGGATAAGGTCCACTCCAGGATTGAGCGGCCATGCTGCTCCCCAAAATATGGCTCTCCAAAGCTCCAGAGGAGGTCTTCCTCCAAGCTGGATGCCTCCAAGGACAGGAGCCTCTGGAACCTGCACCAGAGCAAGCAGAACGGCTCTGCCTGGGCTCGCTCCACCACCACCCGCGACAGCCCCGTCCTCAGCAACATCAATGACGGCTTGTCCAGCTTATTCAGCGTGGTGGAGCACGCAGGCAGCACCGAGTCCATCTGGAAGCCGGGCTGccctgagagcagcagggctaAGCCTGAAGCCCCCAAGTACGGCCTCGTGCAGGAGTTCTTCAGGAACGTCTGTGGGCGGGCACAGAGCCCCACTGCCCCTCCGGAGAAGAAGGAAGCCACCggggaggagggcagcaagAGAGCTGagcaccccagcccagccgcccACCACCCAGCTGAAAACATCTCCCGTGTCTTGAACAAGAAAGTCCTCAAGCAGAGCAGCTGCGAGGACCCCAAGCCCTCATCCCCCGGGCAGGGGAGTAAGGATGCAGCCCTGCGGGACCCCGACCTCATCTCGGCTATAGCCAGCGAG GACACGGCCTGTGACTGCAGCTCCCAATCCCTCACTTCTTGCTTCGCCCGGCCATCCCGCTCCGCCGTCCGCCATTCCCCCTCCAAGTGCAAACTGCACCCCACGGACCCCCCCAGGGCGGAGGAGAAGCTGGGGGTCTCGAGTGAGTGA